A stretch of the Vigna radiata var. radiata cultivar VC1973A chromosome 7, Vradiata_ver6, whole genome shotgun sequence genome encodes the following:
- the LOC106769387 gene encoding homeobox-leucine zipper protein ATHB-13, with product MAFFPANFMLQTPHQEDHQPPPSLNSIITSCAPQEYHGGASFLGKRSMSFSGIELGEEANAEEDLSDDGSQAGEKKRRLNMEQVKTLEKSFELGNKLEPERKMQLARALGLQPRQIAIWFQNRRARWKTKQLEKDYDLLKRQYEAIKADNDALQAQNQKLQTEILALKSREPTESINLNKETEGSSSNRSENSSEIKLDISRTPAIDSPLSTQQNSRNLFPSSTRPTGVAQLFQTASRPELQCQKIDHMVKEESLSNMFCGIDDQSGLWPWLEQQHFN from the exons ATGGCTTTCTTCCCAGCAAATTTCATGCTACAAACACCTCACCAAGAAGACCATCAACCTCCACCTTCACTCAACTCAATTATTACTTCATGTGCACCTCAAGAGTACCATG GAGGAGCATCCTTTCTAGGCAAGAGATCTATGTCATTTTCGGGGATTGAACTTGGAGAAGAGGCTAATGCCGAGGAGGACTTATCTGATGACGGATCACAAGCaggagagaagaaaaggaggcTTAACATGGAACAGGTGAAGACACTTGAGAAGAGCTTTGAGTTGGGAAACAAGCTTGAACCTGAGAGGAAAATGCAGCTGGCAAGGGCTCTTGGCTTGCAGCCTAGACAGATTGCTATATGGTTCCAGAACAGGAGAGCTAGGTGGAAGACCAAGCAGTTGGAGAAGGACTACGATCTTCTCAAAAGACAATATGAAGCTATCAAGGCAGATAATGATGCACTTCAAGCTCAGAACCAAAAACTTCAGACCGAG ATATTGGCACTGAAAAGCAGAGAACCCACCGAATCCATCAACCTCAATAAAGAAACTGAGGGCTCCAGCAGCAATAGAAGTGAGAACAGCTCAGAAATCAAGTTGGATATCTCAAGAACCCCAGCTATTGACAGTCCTCTATCCACTCAGCAGAACAGCAGAAACCTCTTTCCATCTTCTACTAGACCAACAGGAGTTGCTCAGCTTTTCCAAACCGCTTCAAGGCCAGAACTTCAGTGCCAAAAGATTGATCATATGGTCAAAGAAGAGAGCTTAAGCAACATGTTCTGTGGCATTGATGATCAATCTGGCCTTTGGCCATGGTTGGAGCAGCAGCATTTCAATTGA
- the LOC106768853 gene encoding sucrose transport protein SUC3 isoform X2: protein MYIEVWQKAAVHSGRISYDICGYIGYVLGDTHEHCRTFKGTRTRAALVFILGFWMLDLANNTVQGPARALLADLSGPDQRNVANAIFCSWMAAGNILGYSSGASGKWNKWFPFLTTRACCEACGNLKAAFLVAVVFLALCTFVTLYFADEVPLTTASQHHRLSDSSPLLDEQQQNGVEFSKSRPLSVMGESNDQRTEDHIGKEAELNHKNFKAGEDHTENVMDGPGAVLVNLLTSLRHLPPAMHSVLIVMALTWLSWFPFFLFDTDWMGREVYHGDPKGGTSEIDLYDQGVREGAFGLLLNSVVLGISSFFIEPMCKWMGTKLVWALSNFIVFVCMAGTAIISLISIRNHSGGIEHVIGASVAIKSASLVVFVLLGFPLAITYSVPFAVTAELTADSGGGQGLAIGVLNLAIVVPQIIISLGCGPWDALFGGGNIPAFVLASVCALAGGVIATLKLPNLSSNFQSTGFHMG, encoded by the exons AGGATCTCTTATGATATCTGTGGCT ACATTGGATATGTATTAGGTGATACACACGAGCATTGCAG AACATTTAAAGGAACCCGAACAAGGGCTGCTCTTGTATTTATTCTTGGGTTCTGGATGCTGGACCTTGCTAACAACACGGTGCAG GGTCCTGCTCGGGCACTTTTGGCTGATCTGTCTG GTCCTGATCAACGTAATGTGGCAAATGCTATATTTTGCTCATGGATGGCAGCTGGGAACATCCTAGGATATTCTTCTGGTGCTAGTGGAAAGTGGAACAA ATGGTTCCCTTTCCTGACCACAAGAGCTTGCTGCGAAGCCTGTGGCAATCTTAAGGCAGCATTTCTTGTGGCTGTG GTGTTTCTGGCATTATGCACATTTGTCACCCTATATTTTGCTGATGAGGTTCCACTTACTACTGCAAGTCAACATCATCGCTTGTCAGATTCTTCTCCTTTATTAGatgaacaacaacaaaatggtgttgaattttcaaaatcaaggCCTTTATCTGTTATGGGTGAATCCAATGACCAGAGAACTGAAGATCACATTGGGAAAGAGGCAGAGCTAAATCATAAGAATTTCAAAGCTGGGGAAGATCATACTGAAAATGTAATGGATGGGCCTGGAGCAGTATTGGTAAACTTGTTGACAAGTTTAAGGCATTTGCCTCCTGCTATGCATTCAGTCCTGATTGTAATGGCTCTCACTTGG TTGTCATGGTTTCCCTTCTTTCTGTTTGACACGGATTGGATGGGGAGAGAAGTTTATCATGGTGATCCAAAAGGGGGCACTTCTGAAATAGATCTTTACGATCAAGGTGTTAGAGAAGGTGCATTTGGTTTGCTATTGAATTCA GTTGTCCTTGGAATTAGCTCTTTCTTCATTGAACCAATGTGTAAGTGGATGGGCACGAAATTGGTATGGGCACTGAGcaattttattgtctttgtcTGCATGGCTGGCACTGCTATCATTAGTCTGATTTCCATTCGAAATCATTCTGGAGGGATAGAACATGTAATTGGAGCAAGTGTAGCAATCAAGAGTGCTTCCTTGGTTGTGTTTGTTCTTCTTGGTTTTCCTCTTGCA ATTACCTATAGTGTACCATTTGCTGTCACAGCAGAGTTGACTGCTGATTCAGGGGGTGGCCAAG GATTGGCCATAGGAGTTCTAAATCTTGCAATTGTTGTTCCTcag ATTATTATATCCCTTGGTTGTGGTCCCTGGGATGCTCTCTTTGGTGGTGGCAATATTCCTGCCTTTGTTCTGGCCTCCGTTTGTGCTCTGGCTGGTGGTGTAATTGCAACTCTCAAACTGCCAAATCTATCTAGCAATTTCCAGTCTACAGGATTTCATATGGGCTAG